DNA sequence from the Tissierella sp. MB52-C2 genome:
CACCACCAATATCTATTATCATATTCCCACTAGGTTCTGTAATATCTACTCCTGCCCCTATGGCAGCAGCTATTGGTTCTTCTATTAAGTAAGTCTTTATAGCTCCTGCTTGAGTGCTAGCTTCTATAACTGCTCTCTTTTCTACTTCAGTTATACCACTTGGCACACATACTATTACTCTAGGTTTTAAAATATACCTTCCTATAGCCTTTTGTATAAAATACTTTATCATTCTTTCAGTTATATCATAATCAGATATTACTCCATCCTTCATAGGCCTAATAGCTGTAATATTTCCTGGAGTCCTGCCTAGCATCCTCCTAGCTTCTTCCCCCACTGCTAAAAGCTTGTTTGTATTTTGGTCTATGGCCACAACGGAAGGTTCTTGTAGTATTACTCCCCTACCTTTTATGTATACTAAAACACTTGCAGTGCCTAAATCTATACCAATATCTGTTCTTAACGCACTCACGGGAATTCCCCTCCTTATTTATCCTTATCTAATATAGTATTCTACATTTATTTTAAAACTCCTTCTTTTTTTGGAAACTTTTGTCAAAAAACTAAAAAGTCCCTGTTACGGGACTCTTTTACTCATTAGATACGCTATACTTTAATTTAGTTGCTTCTCCACCTCTTATATGCCTTTCTGCCTTGTTGAAATCTAATAATTCCTTTACTGTATCGGCTAAATTTGGATTTATCTTTGGCAACCTTTCCGTTAAA
Encoded proteins:
- the spoIIID gene encoding sporulation transcriptional regulator SpoIIID, producing MKDYIEERTLEVAKYIIANKSTVRDTAKAFGCSKSTIHKDLTERLPKINPNLADTVKELLDFNKAERHIRGGEATKLKYSVSNE